One window of Oryza brachyantha chromosome 12, ObraRS2, whole genome shotgun sequence genomic DNA carries:
- the LOC121055985 gene encoding uncharacterized protein LOC121055985, with protein sequence MEAAAVASSSSLLFSSPSPRRPSSCLPLPPCSSRRYESHAAKLQQPQVLFTSRLSRNSNRSSRSILLSLRCSSSATDSASPSASSEQWILEPSDSWAEFAARVSGEWDGFGAEFTAAGDPVELPEKVVPEAYREWGVQVFDWQTQCPTLADPAAPCDLHYRLVRLLPTVGCEADATTVHTSHQRHASSASAFAYSAGGSYVAAWPKGPAPVLEVEHCVVHPDNGEVRVRLVQTVALAKEARLRGVKVFSEQWYGPYRNGEQLGGCAVREAAFAAGEKLPVSDVIGQWHSNSAFAARFSNELDPETGKFAGLTPDEPAGEGLSRDDGDGIVTLPKQLWSLFKESGDGEEFVCEVGWVLGHGSAVTSRCVLSRDGDVKEIVVARESRVLEGT encoded by the exons atggaagcagcagcagtggcttcttcttcttccttgctCTTCTCCAGCCCAAGCCCCAGGAGGCCATCTTCTTGCCTGCCGCTGCCTCcttgcagcagcaggaggtaCGAATCCCATGCTGCAAAGCTGCAGCAGCCTCAGGTGCTGTTCACCAGTCGGCTAAGCAGAAACAGCAACAGGAGTAGCAGAAGCATCCTCCTGTCCCTGAGGTGCTCTTCGAGTGCCACTGACAGCGCGTCTCCTTCTGCGTCTTCAGAACAATGGATTCTCGAGCCTTCAG ATAGTTGGGCAGAGTTCGCGGCGCGGGTGTCCGGCGAGTGGGACGGATTTGGAGCCGAAttcacggcggccggcgacccCGTGGAGCTCCCGGAGAAGGTGGTGCCGGAGGCCTACCGCGAGTGGGGCGTGCAGGTGTTCGACTGGCAGACGCAGTGCCCCACGCTCGCCGACCCGGCCGCGCCGTGCGACCTGCACTACAGGCTCGTCCGCCTGCTGCCCACCGTCGGCTGCGAGGCCGACGCCACCACCGTGCACACCTCGCACCAGCGCCACgcgtcctccgcctccgccttcgCCTACTCCGCCGGCGGGTCGTACGTCGCCGCGTGGCCCAAGGGCCCGGCTCCGGTGCTCGAGGTGGAGCACTGCGTGGTGCACCCGGACAACGGGGAGGTGAGGGTCCGCCTGGTGCAGACGGTGGCGCTGGCCAAGGAGGCGCGGCTCCGCGGCGTCAAGGTCTTCTCCGAGCAGTGGTACGGCCCGTACCGGAACGGCGAGCAGCTAGGCGGCTGCGCCGTCCGcgaggccgcgttcgccgccggAGAGAAGCTCCCGGTCTCCGACGTGATCGGGCAATGGCACAGCAACAGCGCCTTCGCCGCGAGGTTCTCTAACGAGCTGGACCCCGAGACG GGTAAGTTCGCCGGGTTGACGCCTGACGAGCCCGCCGGCGAGGGGTTGAGCagggacgacggcgatggaATCGTGACGCTGCCGAAGCAGCTGTGGAGCTTGTTCAAGGagagtggcgacggcgaggagttCGTGTGCGAGGTAGGGTGGGTGCTGGGCCATGGCAGCGCCGTGACGTCGAGGTGCGTCCTGTCGAGAGATGGAGATGTCAAG GAGATTGTGGTTGCACGCGAGTCACGGGTGCTGGAGGGCACCTGA
- the LOC102712948 gene encoding 40S ribosomal protein S16 produces the protein MAAALTRPPAGTVQCFGRKKTAVAVSYCKPGRGLIKVNGVPIELIRPEMLRLKAFEPIMLAGRNRFKDIDMRIRVRGGGKTSQIYAIRQAIAKALVAYNQKYVDEASKKEVKDIFARYDRTLLVADPRRCEPKKFGGRGARARFQKSYR, from the coding sequence ATGGCTGCCGCGCTGACTCGCCCCCCGGCTGGTACGGTCCAGTGCTTCGGCCGCAAGAAGACGGCGGTGGCCGTCTCCTACTGCAAGCCGGGGCGCGGGCTGATCAAGGTGAACGGCGTCCCCATCGAGCTGATCAGGCCGGAGATGCTCCGGCTCAAGGCGTTCGAGCCCATCATGCTCGCGGGGCGCAACCGCTTCAAGGACATCGACATGCGGATCCGCGTCCGCGGCGGAGGGAAGACGTCGCAGATCTACGCGATCCGCCAGGCGATCGCCAAGGCGCTCGTCGCGTACAACCAGAAGTACGTCGACGAGGCCTCCAAGAAGGAGGTGAAGGACATCTTCGCCCGGTACGACCGCACACTTCTCGTCGCCGACCCCAGGCGTTGCGAGCCCAAGAAGTTCGGTGGTCGCGGCGCCCGCGCAAGGTTCCAAAAATCGTACCGTTAA
- the LOC102712676 gene encoding uncharacterized protein LOC102712676 produces the protein MEATVALLFSSPSLGRPSSCLRSPPCSRRCSSHGARLQRSQLLVADRLSRNRDRKIGTSILRCSSSATDSASSSVFSERWVLEPAGDGEWRHIGYRVARPGGFQIASEAAVTVGRVPEQADIVLSVATVSGAHARLEKKEGRLLVTDLDSTNGTYINERRLTPGFPTPIDPGSLLIFGDIHLAMFRVSKMAIDVPSDTNGAEQEAEIAQVSSAAQQSN, from the exons ATGGAAGCAACAGTGGCCTTGCTCTTCTCTAGCCCAAGCCTCGGGAGGCCTTCCTCCTGCTTGCGTTCTCCTCCTTGCAGCCGCAGATGTTCCTCCCATGGTGCAAGGCTGCAGCGATCGCAGTTGCTCGTCGCCGATCGGCTAAGCAGAAACAGGGACAGGAAGATTGGCACAAGCATCCTGAGGTGCTCTTCCAGTGCCACTGACAGCGCGTCTTCTTCTGTTTTTTCAGAAAGATGGGTTCTCGAGCCTGCAG GAGACGGCGAATGGCGCCATATCGGGTACCGCGTCGCACGGCCTGGCGGCTTCCAGATAGCCTCT GAGGCAGCAGTGACGGTAGGCCGAGTCCCTGAACAGGCTGACATCGTCCTCTCCGTCGCAACAG TTTCTGGGGCACACGCACGGCTGGagaagaaagaggggaggcTGCTGGTGACGGACCTGGACAGCACCAATGGCACCTACATCAACGAGAGGCGCCTCACCCCGGGCTTCCCCACTCCCATCGACCCCGGCAGCCTCCTCATCTTTG GTGACATCCACCTTGCCATGTTCCGTGTGTCCAAGATGGCCATCGATGTGCCCAGTGACACCAATGGAGCTGAGCAGGAAGCGGAGATAGCTCAAGTATCAAGTGCAGCCCAACAAAGCAATTAG